One Capsicum annuum cultivar UCD-10X-F1 chromosome 2, UCD10Xv1.1, whole genome shotgun sequence genomic window carries:
- the LOC107860857 gene encoding endoglucanase 5, translated as MGISSRSQVIAVLLVGLLALEAVANFDYGDAMDKTLLFFEAQRSGKLPPNQRVKWRGDSGLKDGFLQGVNLVGGYYDAGDHVKFGLPMAYSLTMLAWSVVDFTKEIADLNQMGNTLAAIKWGTNYFIKAHTQPNVLWAQVGDGESDHYCWERAEDMTTPRTAYKLDPSHPGSDLAGEAAAALAAAALAFKPYDSSYSTLLLVHAKQLFSFADTFRGLYDDSIPNAQAFYTSSGYSDELLWAAAWLYRATYDEYYLKYVVDNAVSLGGTGWAVREFSWDNKYAGVQILLTKILLDGAGGSYTSTLKQYQAKADYFTCACLQKNDGYNVALTTGGLIYVREWNNLQYASSAAFLLAMYSDYLSEKKAVLTCPEGQVQPSDVLSFAKSQADYILGQNPKAISYLVGYGQNYPTHIHHRGASIAPISVQHAPVSCIEGFETWYHRPQANPNIIHGALVGGPSKTDDFSDDRSNYEQTEPTLSGSAPLVGLFCKLQSLSGYHGSYHHRSPTPYQKPPASHHLQPSTPYHKAPESPNLYHKVPGAPVTFLHSIISTWTIGPTTYYKHKVVVKNTSQKPITELKLIVENLSGSLWGLSPCPEKNSYELPQWIKVLKPGSELTFVYVQGGAQAKVSIKSYL; from the exons ATGGGGATATCATCAAGGTCACAAGTTATTGCTGTGTTGTTAGTTGGCCTACTGGCTTTGGAGGCAGTGGCTAATTTTGACTATGGAGATGCCATGGACAAGACTTTGCTGTTCTTTGAGGCACAGAGGTCTGGAAAATTGCCTCCCAATCAACGTGTCAAATGGCGTGGCGATTCAGGACTCAAGGATGGTTTTCTCCAAGGG GTGAACTTGGTGGGAGGGTACTACGATGCAGGAGATCATGTAAAGTTTGGATTGCCTATGGCATATAGTTTGACAATGCTAGCGTGGAGTGTTGTTGACTTCACGAAGGAAATTGCAGACCTTAATCAGATGGGAAACACCTTGGCTGCCATTAAATGGGGTACTAATTACTTCATCAAAGCCCATACTCAGCCCAATGTCCTCTGGGCTCAG GTGGGAGATGGAGAATCTGATCACTATTGTTGGGAGAGAGCAGAAGACATGACAACCCCAAGAACTGCTTACAAGCTTGATCCTAGCCACCCTGGTTCTGACCTTGCTGGTGAAGCTGCTGCTGCTTTGGCTGCTGCCGCTCTTGCGTTCAAACCTTATGACTCTTCCTACTCTACCCTCCTTTTAGTGCATGCAAAACAG CTTTTCTCATTTGCGGACACCTTCAGAGGTTTGTATGATGATTCCATCCCAAATGCTCAAGCATTCTACACATCATCTGGTTATTCG GATGAGCTTCTATGGGCTGCTGCATGGCTCTATCGAGCAACTTATGATGAGTACTACTTAAAATATGTGGTGGACAACGCGGTATCTTTGGGTGGAACTGGATGGGCAGTAAGAGAATTCTCGTGGGACAATAAGTATGCTGGTGTTCAAATTCTACTGACCAAG ATTCTCTTAGATGGAGCTGGTGGATCATACACTTCAACATTAAAACAGTACCAGGCTAAAGCAGATTACTTCACCTGTGCTTGTTTGCAGAAGAATGACGGATACAATGTAGCTTTGACTACTG GAGGCCTGATCTATGTTCGCGAATGGAATAATCTACAATATGCTTCATCAGCCGCGTTCTTACTCGCCATGTACTCCGATTATCTTTCGGAGAAAAAAGCTGTATTAACATGTCCTGAAGGTCAAGTTCAGCCATCAGATGTCCTTTCATTTGCTAAATCACAG GCTGATTACATTCTCGGTCAAAATCCCAAGGCCATTAGCTACTTAGTTGGTTATGGACAAAACTACCCAACTCATATTCACCACAGAGGCGCCTCCATTGCCCCTATTTCAGTCCAACATGCTCCTGTTAGTTGTATAGAGGGATTTGAGACTTGGTATCACCGCCCTCAGGCAAATCCCAACATTATCCATGGTGCCCTTGTGGGAGGTCCAAGTAAAACTGATGACTTCAGTGATGACCGGTCCAATTACGAACAAACTGAACCAACATTATCAGGTTCAGCTCCTCTTGTAGGACTCTTCTGCAAATTGCAGTCGCTTTCGGGCTATCATG GTTCTTATCATCATAGATCACCAACACCATACCAGAAGCCTCCAG CATCCCATCACCTACAGCCATCAACACCCTACCACAAGGCTCCAGAATCGCCAAACCTCTACCATAAAGTTCCAG GTGCACCAGTCACGTTCTTGCACTCCATAATTTCAACATGGACAATTGGTCCAACAACTTACTACAAGCACAAGGTGGTGGTGAAGAACACATCTCAAAAGCCAATCACAGAGCTCAAGTTGATAGTTGAAAACCTTTCAGGATCATTGTGGGGGCTTAGTCCATGCCCAGAGAAGAACTCCTACGAGCTTCCACAGTGGATTAAAGTACTAAAACCTGGTTCTGAACTCACTTTTGTATATGTTCAAGGAGGTGCCCAGGCCAAAGTTTCAATTAAGAGCTACCTCTAA